One genomic window of [Clostridium] scindens ATCC 35704 includes the following:
- a CDS encoding site-specific integrase, with protein MAKVRKDLRGRSLRKGEVQRSSDKRYMYTYTDPMGRRKFIYANDLAELREKEAKLMKDQLDGLDLYVAGKASVNDTFDRYMSTKYNLRESTKSSYLYTYDHYVRDTFGKKRIADIKYSDVLQFYYYLLNEVKISLGTLDTVHCLLHPTFQLAVRDEIIRNNPTDGVMKEISRESGKNRGIRHALTVEQQRAFMEYIANHPIYYHWWPMFTVLLGTGCRIGEALGLRWQDLDYDKRTISINHSLSYYQKPESNKSVLRISKPKTEAGIRTIPMLDIVKDAFEMLYEEQLENGFNESEIDGMSGFIFCNRFGMVPNPQTVNHTIKRIANSYNADEVVRAKKERRDPIILPNFSCHHLRHTFCTRLCENETNLKVIQSIMGHRNIETTMDIYAEATEEKKQESFENLAAKLDIF; from the coding sequence ATGGCGAAAGTCAGAAAAGATTTGCGAGGAAGATCTTTACGCAAAGGAGAAGTACAAAGATCATCAGATAAAAGATACATGTACACCTATACAGATCCGATGGGCAGACGTAAATTTATATATGCTAACGATCTGGCAGAACTAAGAGAGAAAGAAGCTAAACTGATGAAGGATCAGTTGGACGGATTGGATCTCTATGTTGCTGGCAAGGCGAGTGTGAATGATACGTTTGATCGTTATATGTCCACGAAGTATAATTTGCGTGAATCTACAAAAAGTTCATATTTATATACGTACGATCATTATGTACGTGATACTTTTGGAAAGAAGCGGATTGCAGATATAAAGTATTCTGATGTATTGCAGTTTTATTATTATCTTCTTAATGAAGTAAAAATTTCATTAGGAACATTAGATACTGTTCATTGTTTGCTTCATCCAACATTTCAGTTGGCAGTGCGGGATGAGATTATACGAAATAATCCTACAGATGGAGTAATGAAAGAAATCAGCAGAGAATCCGGGAAGAACAGAGGAATCAGACATGCATTGACAGTAGAGCAGCAAAGAGCATTTATGGAATATATTGCGAACCATCCGATATATTATCATTGGTGGCCTATGTTTACGGTGTTGCTTGGAACGGGATGTAGAATTGGTGAGGCATTAGGGCTTCGATGGCAAGATCTGGATTATGACAAAAGAACAATCAGTATAAATCACAGTCTGAGTTATTATCAAAAACCAGAGAGCAACAAAAGTGTATTGAGAATCTCCAAACCCAAAACAGAAGCGGGAATTCGTACAATTCCAATGTTAGATATTGTGAAAGATGCTTTTGAAATGCTTTATGAAGAACAACTGGAAAATGGTTTTAATGAATCAGAAATTGATGGAATGTCAGGATTTATTTTTTGTAATCGTTTTGGAATGGTTCCAAATCCACAAACAGTCAATCATACGATTAAGCGTATAGCAAATAGTTATAATGCAGACGAAGTGGTGCGAGCTAAAAAAGAACGAAGAGATCCTATTATACTACCTAATTTTTCTTGCCATCATCTGAGACATACTTTTTGTACACGACTTTGCGAAAATGAAACAAATTTAAAAGTTATTCAATCCATTATGGGACATAGAAACATTGAAACAACGATGGACATTTATGCGGAAGCAACAGAAGAAAAGAAACAAGAGTCATTCGAGAATTTAGCAGCAAAATTAGATATTTTTTGA
- a CDS encoding plasmid mobilization protein has protein sequence MKKRKQTELSHPNFVAVRLTDTEITILDQACASLGTTRSEYLRRLLTEKRIYNNVEIVADIKLLRKLVGEYGKIGSNLNQIAKYFNTGGTHSQAMENEIHQCISDLFLLRKKVLEMAGDFHGDTKTH, from the coding sequence ATGAAAAAACGAAAGCAGACCGAATTATCACATCCTAATTTTGTTGCTGTGCGGCTAACAGATACGGAGATAACCATATTGGATCAGGCTTGTGCTTCTTTAGGTACAACTCGTTCCGAATATTTGCGAAGACTTCTAACTGAAAAGAGAATTTACAACAATGTAGAAATTGTTGCAGACATCAAATTGCTTCGGAAGCTGGTCGGAGAATACGGCAAGATTGGTTCTAATCTAAATCAGATTGCTAAATATTTTAATACTGGCGGAACACATTCCCAGGCAATGGAAAATGAAATCCATCAATGTATCTCTGACCTCTTCCTTTTAAGAAAAAAGGTGTTAGAAATGGCAGGTGATTTTCATGGCGATACTAAAACACATTAA
- a CDS encoding DUF6462 family protein, with translation MGFARKDVEATKKMEKKFVRYPEGAEKYSLGLTKFQALAKEAKAVYKIDKVALVNCEIFEKYLETFREF, from the coding sequence ATGGGTTTTGCAAGAAAAGATGTGGAAGCTACTAAGAAAATGGAAAAGAAATTTGTGAGATATCCGGAAGGTGCGGAGAAATATAGTTTGGGATTGACAAAATTTCAGGCATTAGCAAAAGAGGCAAAAGCAGTTTATAAAATTGATAAAGTAGCTTTAGTTAATTGTGAGATATTTGAAAAATATTTGGAAACATTCCGAGAGTTTTAA
- a CDS encoding relaxase/mobilization nuclease domain-containing protein, which yields MAILKHIKSRNANYSDAIDYLLFQHDESTGKKIKDEMGRSILRDEFYMDGVNCDPMSFDKECSLTNAKFHKNKKSSEIKSHHYIISFDPDDTSECGLTGKKAQELCIELTKKIFPGYQALIVTHTDGHNGSGNIHTHIVINSVRKETVKRQSYMDKPHEEVAGYKHRSTNKFLNYFKKELMEMCIQEGLHQIDLLSPAETKVTQAEYMAQKSGQKKLEEINKKIIADGLKPTSTTFQTQKQELRNAIEECSLYSKNFQEFQSLLFEKYQVSVIEERGRYRYLHPDRNKRITEKALGTQYGKEHLEQLFLRKDPITILYVRSHLRLVVDLQKNVKAMQSPGYAHRVKISNLQGMANTIIYVQEHGYNTQTELKDAFSKNQKQLDQATDQLMKMNEDLKNINRQIHYTGQYFAHKAIYTEFLKAKNKGRFHKEHPAEIQAYEEARDWLKSFYPDGKMLSIKSLKEQKASLQEQINQQKSSIRSLKDLTQDLKTVNQNVEAILHNQVQKKQKTQEPEL from the coding sequence ATGGCGATACTAAAACACATTAAAAGCAGAAATGCAAACTATTCGGATGCCATTGATTATCTGCTTTTCCAACATGATGAGAGTACTGGAAAAAAGATAAAAGATGAGATGGGGCGAAGTATTTTAAGAGATGAATTCTATATGGATGGTGTCAACTGCGATCCGATGTCTTTTGACAAGGAATGTAGTTTGACAAATGCAAAATTTCATAAAAACAAAAAATCATCTGAAATCAAAAGCCACCATTATATCATCAGTTTCGATCCGGATGATACATCAGAATGTGGACTGACCGGGAAAAAAGCTCAGGAGCTATGTATAGAACTTACCAAAAAAATATTTCCCGGATATCAGGCTCTTATCGTTACGCATACCGATGGCCACAATGGCTCCGGCAATATTCATACGCATATTGTAATCAACAGCGTCCGTAAGGAAACTGTCAAAAGACAAAGCTACATGGATAAGCCCCATGAAGAAGTTGCCGGATACAAGCACCGATCCACAAATAAATTCCTGAATTATTTCAAAAAGGAACTTATGGAAATGTGCATCCAAGAGGGACTTCATCAAATCGATCTTCTCTCTCCGGCTGAAACTAAAGTGACACAGGCAGAATATATGGCTCAAAAATCCGGACAGAAAAAATTAGAAGAGATAAATAAAAAAATCATTGCTGATGGATTAAAACCAACTTCCACCACATTTCAAACGCAGAAACAAGAACTTAGAAATGCTATCGAAGAATGCAGCTTGTATTCCAAAAACTTTCAGGAATTCCAATCACTGCTTTTTGAAAAATATCAGGTTTCTGTCATTGAAGAAAGAGGAAGATATCGCTATCTCCATCCGGATCGAAACAAACGGATAACAGAAAAAGCTCTAGGAACTCAATATGGAAAAGAACATTTGGAGCAGCTCTTCTTACGAAAAGATCCGATAACCATTCTTTATGTCAGATCGCATTTACGGTTAGTAGTAGATCTGCAGAAAAATGTAAAAGCAATGCAAAGCCCTGGATATGCGCATCGAGTAAAGATATCCAACCTTCAGGGAATGGCAAATACCATTATCTATGTTCAGGAACATGGATACAATACCCAAACCGAGTTAAAAGATGCCTTTTCCAAAAATCAAAAACAGTTAGATCAAGCAACTGATCAGCTTATGAAAATGAACGAAGATTTGAAAAATATCAACCGTCAGATCCATTACACCGGACAATATTTTGCGCACAAAGCAATCTATACTGAATTTCTAAAGGCAAAAAACAAAGGCAGATTCCACAAGGAACACCCCGCCGAAATTCAGGCATATGAAGAAGCCCGTGACTGGCTGAAATCTTTTTATCCAGATGGAAAAATGCTCTCTATCAAATCATTAAAAGAACAAAAAGCCAGCTTACAGGAACAGATCAACCAGCAAAAATCATCCATTCGATCTTTAAAAGATCTGACACAAGATTTAAAAACCGTAAACCAAAATGTGGAAGCAATTCTCCACAATCAGGTTCAGAAAAAGCAAAAGACACAGGAACCCGAATTATAA
- a CDS encoding DUF6707 family protein yields the protein MENLEIIELIMQKVTVKYIQRDCKKLLKHFSKKSSKDIGIVAELTTLLYAFGMYEEALKVCDLIEDMVFTGNYTIWANVVNARLIAVRIHRELGNPEKSNELMRSISSTFKPSLYMNQKKCLDLYDDNIRFAKERNDKPNANSWLLLKYEFMIRFYETPDFPIDKNNLNEEIEKTTQEIRKLLS from the coding sequence ATGGAAAACCTAGAGATAATAGAATTGATTATGCAAAAGGTAACAGTTAAATACATACAACGAGATTGCAAAAAACTTCTGAAACACTTTAGCAAAAAATCGTCGAAAGATATAGGAATAGTCGCTGAGTTAACAACGCTGTTATATGCTTTTGGAATGTATGAGGAAGCCCTCAAAGTGTGTGATTTGATTGAGGATATGGTATTTACTGGAAATTATACGATATGGGCCAATGTCGTAAACGCTCGTCTGATAGCGGTAAGAATTCATAGAGAACTGGGGAACCCAGAAAAAAGCAATGAATTAATGAGGTCGATTTCGTCAACTTTTAAACCGAGTTTATATATGAACCAAAAGAAATGTCTGGATTTATATGATGATAATATTCGATTTGCAAAGGAGAGGAATGATAAACCAAACGCAAATTCATGGCTTCTGTTGAAATATGAGTTTATGATAAGATTTTATGAAACACCAGACTTTCCGATTGATAAAAACAATTTGAACGAAGAAATAGAAAAAACTACGCAAGAAATCCGCAAATTGCTATCTTAA
- a CDS encoding CatA-like O-acetyltransferase, family 2 gives MAKEIDPRKSKRAVAFELWMKASNPMVTFFKTMDVTNLVKVSNKKHLKFNMLMDYCIGKAAKAVDEFYLLPVGDKLIQYDTIAVNTIVKNKEGEVSSCDVLFTSELEKFNSDYLKYTKQVAENCKDRDLSENCMVIGTSAIIDTEIDGAVGMNSGIFNNPFIIWGRYKKKFFRYYLSISFQFHHTQMDGAHAGRFLALMQSEINNLK, from the coding sequence ATGGCAAAAGAGATTGACCCACGAAAGTCGAAACGAGCTGTGGCATTTGAGCTTTGGATGAAAGCATCTAATCCAATGGTAACTTTTTTTAAGACAATGGATGTCACAAATCTTGTCAAGGTAAGTAATAAGAAGCATTTGAAGTTTAATATGTTGATGGACTATTGTATTGGTAAAGCGGCAAAGGCTGTAGATGAATTTTACTTACTTCCAGTTGGAGATAAATTGATTCAGTATGATACTATCGCTGTGAATACCATTGTAAAAAATAAAGAGGGAGAAGTAAGTTCCTGCGACGTTCTGTTTACGAGCGAACTAGAAAAATTCAACAGTGATTATCTGAAATATACGAAGCAAGTTGCAGAAAATTGTAAGGATAGAGACCTTTCAGAAAACTGTATGGTAATTGGTACATCTGCAATTATAGATACTGAAATTGATGGTGCAGTGGGCATGAATAGCGGTATTTTTAACAACCCATTTATAATTTGGGGTAGATACAAAAAGAAATTCTTTCGCTATTATCTGTCAATTTCATTTCAATTCCATCATACACAGATGGATGGCGCACATGCTGGAAGATTTTTGGCGCTAATGCAGTCAGAAATAAACAATTTGAAATAA